From Nitrospinota bacterium, the proteins below share one genomic window:
- a CDS encoding superoxide dismutase: MSPLLETLTKYAPKTFPGLDKLRGITQTEIDEHLKLYNGYVTNTNLLREKIAGIVEKGEAGSTEFCELVRRLGFEYNGMRLHELYFDNLGGRGEPGSAVKAAFDEAFGCWENWEIEFRKIAAMRGVGWAILYKDPDTGFLSNHWIGLHEEGHPAGFAPLLVMDVWEHAWTAYLKPTERGRYIDDFFTNINWKTVENRLLK, from the coding sequence ATGTCTCCGCTATTAGAAACACTGACCAAATATGCACCCAAAACATTTCCGGGGCTTGACAAGCTGCGCGGGATAACGCAAACCGAGATCGACGAGCACCTGAAACTCTACAACGGCTACGTGACGAACACGAACCTGCTGCGCGAAAAGATCGCCGGCATCGTGGAAAAAGGCGAGGCCGGCTCGACGGAGTTCTGCGAGCTTGTCCGCCGCCTCGGCTTCGAATACAACGGCATGAGATTGCACGAGCTGTATTTCGATAACCTCGGCGGCCGCGGCGAACCCGGCTCCGCGGTGAAGGCCGCCTTTGATGAAGCCTTCGGTTGCTGGGAAAACTGGGAAATCGAATTCCGCAAGATCGCGGCAATGCGCGGCGTCGGCTGGGCAATCCTGTACAAGGATCCCGATACCGGCTTTTTGAGCAACCACTGGATAGGCCTGCATGAAGAAGGGCATCCCGCCGGCTTCGCGCCTCTCCTCGTGATGGACGTGTGGGAACACGCGTGGACCGCCTACCTGAAACCGACCGAACGGGGGCGCTACATCGACGATTTCTTCACGAACATCAACTGGAAGACCGTGGAAAACCGCCTGTTGAAATAA
- the htpX gene encoding zinc metalloprotease HtpX, whose translation MNILKTTFLLAAMSVILVAAGSALGGQSGMVMAFAFAVIMNFVSYYWSDKIVLRMYNAREVSEADAPGLHTTVRQITQAAGIPMPKIYIIPSEQPNAFATGRNPEHAAVAVTDGIMRMLSKDELAGVLAHEIAHVKNRDILIGTIAATIAGAISMLANMAQWAMIFGGGRGNDREGGSHPAVMILMMILAPIAAMLVQMAISRTREYGADRTGAALVRNPEALASALEKISRGAQVIPMDAEPATAHMFIVSPLTGGGLLSLFSTHPPMEKRVAALRAMRPPYEI comes from the coding sequence ATGAACATTCTTAAGACGACCTTTCTTCTTGCGGCAATGTCCGTCATCCTTGTGGCGGCGGGAAGCGCCTTGGGAGGGCAGAGCGGCATGGTGATGGCCTTTGCCTTCGCCGTTATAATGAACTTCGTTTCATACTACTGGAGCGACAAGATCGTTCTCAGGATGTACAACGCGCGTGAGGTTTCCGAGGCCGATGCGCCGGGACTGCACACCACGGTACGGCAGATCACGCAGGCGGCCGGCATCCCGATGCCCAAGATTTATATCATTCCGTCGGAGCAGCCCAACGCCTTCGCCACCGGACGCAATCCGGAGCATGCGGCGGTGGCGGTCACCGACGGCATCATGCGGATGCTGTCGAAGGACGAGTTGGCGGGCGTGCTGGCGCACGAAATCGCGCACGTTAAAAACCGCGACATTCTCATCGGCACCATAGCGGCCACCATCGCCGGCGCCATCAGCATGCTGGCGAACATGGCGCAGTGGGCGATGATCTTCGGCGGCGGACGCGGCAATGACCGCGAAGGCGGCTCGCACCCGGCGGTGATGATACTGATGATGATCCTTGCCCCGATCGCGGCAATGCTGGTGCAGATGGCCATCAGCCGCACGCGCGAATACGGCGCGGACCGGACCGGCGCGGCGCTGGTGCGGAACCCCGAGGCGCTCGCCTCGGCGCTGGAAAAGATCAGCCGCGGCGCACAGGTCATCCCGATGGACGCGGAACCGGCGACGGCCCACATGTTCATCGTCAGCCCGCTCACGGGCGGCGGCCTGCTGAGCCTTTTCAGCACGCATCCGCCGATGGAAAAGCGGGTGGCGGCCCTGCGCGCCATGCGCCCCCCGTACGAAATCTAA
- a CDS encoding cupin domain-containing protein — protein sequence MAIQQNDINKSKVFTDGTVSKVTLVKTDVLTLDVYYYKAKQGIGYHKHPTGDQIFTVIAGTGTFKLDDGKEEVIQVGPGSVVVAPANVWHDLIDNGKGDLIAQQVTKQPAGMEKR from the coding sequence ATGGCCATACAACAGAACGATATCAATAAGAGCAAAGTATTTACTGACGGGACGGTGAGCAAAGTCACCTTGGTGAAGACCGATGTGCTGACCCTTGATGTGTACTACTACAAGGCCAAGCAGGGCATCGGCTATCACAAACACCCCACCGGTGACCAGATATTCACCGTGATTGCGGGCACCGGCACATTCAAGCTGGACGATGGCAAGGAAGAAGTCATCCAAGTGGGCCCCGGTTCCGTTGTGGTCGCCCCCGCCAATGTGTGGCATGACCTCATTGACAACGGCAAGGGCGACCTGATCGCCCAGCAGGTAACCAAGCAGCCGGCTGGCATGGAAAAACGCTAA
- a CDS encoding OmpA family protein, which translates to MADPKKDGKQPIIIKKVKKGHGGAHGGSWKVAYADFVTAMMAFFLLLWLLAMVSPEKRIVMAEYFKQFSVFKESGSSFFEGTKGIVAQPGGNQQTPQNMDLTKGAASEVTAEQMKDKITGAVTEKFDELKDQVMIDIFEGGVRIQLVDKEGSRMFEPGSVVPTEKCKRVMKMISDNIKETTNRVALEGHTDATPYNVNGVTNWEISANRALSARKLLEENGIDPYRIARVVGYADTEPLIKYNPRDERNRRISLILLYEKKHEKAGVMRVPELSGNSPEVNETPPAQSPGGAR; encoded by the coding sequence ATGGCCGATCCGAAAAAAGACGGCAAACAGCCCATCATCATCAAAAAAGTGAAGAAGGGGCACGGAGGCGCCCACGGCGGATCGTGGAAAGTGGCGTACGCCGACTTCGTGACCGCCATGATGGCCTTCTTCCTGCTGCTTTGGCTGCTTGCCATGGTCTCGCCGGAAAAACGGATCGTTATGGCGGAGTACTTCAAGCAGTTCTCCGTCTTCAAGGAATCCGGCTCATCCTTCTTCGAGGGAACCAAAGGGATCGTGGCGCAACCCGGCGGCAACCAGCAAACGCCCCAAAACATGGATCTTACCAAGGGGGCCGCATCCGAAGTGACCGCCGAGCAGATGAAAGACAAGATCACCGGCGCGGTCACCGAGAAGTTCGACGAACTCAAGGACCAGGTGATGATCGACATCTTCGAAGGGGGCGTCCGCATCCAGCTGGTGGACAAGGAGGGAAGCCGGATGTTCGAGCCGGGCAGCGTCGTCCCCACCGAAAAATGCAAAAGAGTGATGAAGATGATCTCGGACAACATCAAGGAGACCACCAACCGCGTGGCGCTGGAAGGGCACACCGACGCCACTCCGTATAACGTCAACGGCGTCACCAACTGGGAAATATCCGCCAACCGCGCCCTGTCCGCGCGCAAGCTGCTGGAGGAAAACGGCATCGACCCCTACCGCATCGCGCGGGTGGTGGGCTACGCCGACACCGAACCGCTGATTAAATACAACCCGCGCGACGAGCGGAACCGGCGCATCAGCCTCATCCTGCTCTACGAGAAAAAACATGAAAAAGCGGGCGTGATGCGGGTACCCGAACTTTCCGGCAACAGCCCGGAGGTTAACGAAACGCCCCCCGCCCAAAGTCCGGGCGGCGCCCGCTGA
- the motA gene encoding flagellar motor stator protein MotA: MFAVIGAIVVLGCVLGGYALEHGNFSVLLQPAELLIIGGAALGGFIIQAPPKIIKLVFADIKRILSGKTYGKADYLEALSLMSEIFFKIRREGLISIEEDVEKPKNSPIFKKYKKFSANHGFLDFVTDTLRTVMSTSIAAHDLDALLDAELEAHHEEALTPSKVIGNVADALPGLGIVAAVLGVVITMGKIDEPPSVLGHHVGAALVGTFLGVLLCYGYVGPMSKNLEALATEDHQYLMMLKVILVAFVRGEAPQVAVEFGRRVIPHQVRPSFAEVETAISKVKK, translated from the coding sequence ATGTTTGCGGTAATCGGCGCCATCGTCGTTCTCGGATGTGTGCTGGGGGGGTATGCCCTCGAACACGGCAACTTCTCGGTTCTTTTGCAGCCGGCGGAACTGCTCATCATCGGCGGCGCGGCCCTCGGCGGCTTCATCATCCAGGCTCCGCCCAAGATCATCAAGCTGGTGTTCGCCGACATAAAGCGGATACTCAGCGGCAAAACCTACGGAAAGGCCGATTACCTGGAAGCGCTGAGCCTGATGAGCGAGATATTTTTCAAGATACGCCGCGAAGGGCTGATCTCCATCGAAGAAGACGTGGAAAAACCGAAAAACAGCCCCATCTTTAAAAAGTACAAGAAGTTCAGCGCCAATCACGGCTTTCTCGATTTCGTCACCGATACGCTCCGCACGGTGATGAGCACCTCCATCGCGGCCCACGATCTGGACGCGCTGCTGGACGCCGAACTGGAAGCCCACCACGAAGAGGCGCTCACCCCGTCGAAGGTTATCGGCAACGTGGCGGACGCGCTGCCCGGCCTCGGTATCGTGGCGGCGGTGCTCGGCGTCGTTATCACCATGGGCAAGATCGACGAGCCGCCCTCCGTGCTGGGACACCACGTTGGCGCGGCCCTGGTCGGCACCTTCCTCGGCGTGCTGCTCTGCTACGGCTACGTCGGGCCGATGTCCAAAAACCTCGAGGCGCTCGCCACCGAAGACCACCAATACCTGATGATGCTCAAAGTGATCCTCGTGGCGTTCGTCCGGGGCGAGGCGCCGCAGGTGGCCGTGGAATTCGGCCGCCGTGTCATCCCGCATCAGGTGCGTCCATCCTTCGCGGAAGTGGAAACCGCCATTTCAAAGGTTAAGAAATAA
- a CDS encoding PilZ domain-containing protein, producing MAAVQPYGKVINIGDMEEQKKEQWESSVHGDYSKVDAFIPIEARVLPADAEELKSRVSTDLLQAEFKDLPEHDDRLLSAWLRMLNAKLDAILSLLEKEREEFCHMPHLSVELSGGGICLPFAAPAAPGDRVEMKMMLPVAPPVALYIYGKAVKAEQGRLWVNFSPMDEEIRDRLIHYVFLRQREIFRELRENRRSVE from the coding sequence GTGGCAGCCGTTCAGCCGTATGGTAAAGTAATCAACATCGGCGATATGGAAGAACAAAAAAAAGAGCAATGGGAAAGTTCCGTCCACGGGGATTACTCCAAGGTGGACGCGTTCATTCCGATTGAGGCGCGGGTGCTCCCGGCCGACGCGGAGGAACTTAAATCCCGCGTTTCCACCGACCTGCTCCAGGCGGAGTTCAAGGATTTGCCGGAACATGACGATAGATTACTTTCGGCGTGGCTGCGGATGCTCAACGCGAAACTTGACGCCATCCTCAGCCTGCTGGAAAAGGAACGGGAGGAGTTTTGCCACATGCCACACCTTTCGGTGGAATTGAGCGGCGGCGGCATCTGCCTTCCGTTTGCCGCGCCGGCCGCGCCGGGCGACAGGGTGGAGATGAAGATGATGCTCCCGGTTGCCCCGCCGGTGGCGCTCTACATTTACGGCAAGGCGGTAAAGGCGGAACAGGGGCGGCTGTGGGTGAACTTTTCCCCCATGGACGAGGAAATCCGGGATAGACTTATTCACTATGTATTTTTGCGCCAGCGTGAAATCTTCCGGGAACTCCGGGAAAACCGAAGGAGTGTCGAATAG
- a CDS encoding polyprenol monophosphomannose synthase → MTAPAISLVMPTYNEAKNIAELLRRVHGSFAGSGVTVEMIVVDDNSPDGTAKTAEALKERYPGLKVICRTTERGLATAVVRGWEAAGGAHFAVIDSDLQHPPDIIRRLYEAAVRENADMAIASRKVEGGGTQDWAWYRVVISNVANIIAKILLPKTLWGIHDTTTGCFLFKADRVNLKKLSPTGFKIFLEVLVRGKFTKSIEVPYVFNQRTEGSSKMSLKQDFLFIYHLLLLGSATGEVIVPAGLAALLGLLLLRLV, encoded by the coding sequence ATGACGGCCCCCGCAATTTCACTGGTAATGCCCACCTACAACGAGGCGAAGAACATCGCCGAACTGCTCCGCCGCGTGCACGGCAGCTTTGCCGGGAGCGGCGTGACCGTGGAGATGATCGTGGTGGACGACAACTCGCCGGACGGCACCGCCAAGACCGCCGAAGCTCTCAAAGAACGCTATCCCGGCCTCAAGGTGATATGCCGCACCACCGAGCGGGGGCTTGCCACCGCCGTGGTGCGCGGCTGGGAAGCGGCGGGCGGCGCGCATTTCGCCGTCATCGATTCCGACCTGCAGCATCCGCCCGACATCATCCGCCGCCTGTACGAAGCGGCGGTGCGGGAAAACGCCGACATGGCCATCGCCAGCCGCAAGGTGGAGGGGGGCGGCACCCAGGACTGGGCGTGGTACCGCGTGGTCATATCGAACGTGGCGAACATCATAGCCAAAATACTGCTCCCCAAAACGCTCTGGGGGATTCACGACACCACCACTGGCTGTTTCCTCTTCAAGGCGGACCGGGTAAACCTGAAAAAACTCTCGCCGACCGGCTTCAAGATTTTCCTCGAAGTGCTGGTGCGGGGGAAATTTACAAAAAGCATCGAGGTACCCTACGTCTTCAACCAGCGGACGGAGGGAAGCAGCAAAATGTCGCTGAAGCAGGATTTTCTCTTCATCTACCACCTGCTGCTGCTCGGAAGCGCCACGGGCGAGGTGATCGTTCCCGCCGGGCTGGCGGCTCTTTTAGGGTTGCTACTCCTCCGTCTGGTTTGA
- a CDS encoding nucleotidyltransferase family protein, whose amino-acid sequence MTMETLLKEKRREILRIAREYGASRIRIFGSVARGEDRPDSDVDFLVEMEDGRSLLDIGGMQMDLQDLLGRKVDVVTEKGMRPRIKDRVSKEAVSL is encoded by the coding sequence ATGACCATGGAAACATTGCTCAAAGAGAAGCGGCGGGAAATCCTGCGCATTGCCCGTGAGTATGGTGCGAGCAGAATCCGTATATTTGGTTCCGTCGCGCGGGGTGAAGACCGGCCCGATAGCGATGTCGATTTTCTTGTCGAAATGGAAGATGGGCGCAGCCTTCTCGACATCGGCGGCATGCAAATGGACCTTCAAGACCTGTTGGGAAGGAAGGTGGATGTTGTTACCGAAAAAGGGATGCGCCCTCGGATAAAAGACAGGGTATCAAAAGAAGCCGTTTCCCTATGA
- a CDS encoding DUF86 domain-containing protein produces the protein MRDDRQRILDILEAIEKIEKHTCGGKTAFEEDELIQTWVVYHLQIIGEAASKISDAGKEKYSAVPWRKIIGMRNTLVHGYFGVDADVVWAAVKNDLPALKESLGNPPLPL, from the coding sequence ATGAGGGATGACCGCCAGCGCATTCTGGATATTCTGGAAGCGATAGAGAAGATCGAAAAGCATACCTGTGGCGGCAAAACGGCATTTGAAGAAGACGAACTGATCCAAACATGGGTTGTCTACCACCTTCAGATCATCGGCGAAGCGGCCAGCAAGATTTCCGACGCCGGCAAAGAAAAATATTCCGCGGTTCCCTGGCGCAAAATAATCGGCATGAGGAATACCCTTGTTCACGGATATTTTGGGGTGGATGCCGATGTCGTGTGGGCGGCTGTGAAGAATGACTTGCCAGCCCTCAAGGAATCGCTTGGGAATCCCCCATTACCGCTATAG
- a CDS encoding SDR family oxidoreductase — MGPLDGKTALVTGAGRGIGRAVALLLAKEGARVIVCARSENELNETARLIADAGGEAETVECDMADEKAVIALFAHIQTMYGTLDILVNNAGVFSGAYVEDVSMAEYHRVMQVNAAAVFLCCREAFGLMKAKGGSIVSVSSLSGVQGAKKFPGFSVYCASKFAVIGITEALAEEGKQYGIRVNAVAPGAVDTGMLRDAFPGFDGPKLKPEQVADAILFLAGPRSSAVNGITLQLPSDLQKG, encoded by the coding sequence CGCGGGGCGCGGCATAGGCCGGGCCGTGGCGCTGTTGCTGGCCAAAGAGGGGGCGCGGGTGATCGTCTGCGCGCGCTCGGAGAACGAGTTGAACGAAACCGCGCGGCTGATTGCCGATGCCGGCGGCGAAGCCGAAACGGTTGAATGCGACATGGCGGACGAAAAAGCGGTCATCGCCCTTTTCGCGCATATCCAAACCATGTATGGAACGCTCGATATTTTGGTGAACAACGCCGGGGTTTTTTCCGGCGCGTACGTCGAGGATGTTTCGATGGCGGAGTACCACCGCGTGATGCAGGTGAACGCCGCCGCTGTCTTCCTCTGCTGCCGCGAGGCGTTTGGGCTGATGAAGGCCAAGGGAGGCAGCATCGTCAGCGTATCGTCCCTTTCGGGTGTGCAGGGGGCGAAGAAGTTTCCGGGGTTCTCGGTCTACTGCGCGTCGAAGTTTGCCGTGATCGGCATCACCGAAGCCTTGGCGGAAGAAGGAAAACAATACGGCATCCGCGTGAACGCGGTGGCCCCCGGCGCGGTGGACACCGGCATGCTGCGCGACGCCTTCCCCGGCTTCGACGGCCCGAAGCTGAAACCGGAGCAGGTGGCCGACGCGATCCTCTTCCTCGCCGGCCCGCGCTCCTCCGCCGTCAACGGCATCACCTTGCAACTCCCCAGCGACCTCCAGAAAGGCTGA